The following are from one region of the Stigmatella ashevillena genome:
- a CDS encoding LysE family translocator, producing the protein MQFDTWLVFLVTSIGLSLSPGPNSLLALTHGALHGSRKTLFTVFGGVLGFVAIIALCMFGIGSLIKSSVLWLTALKWVGGIYLAWLGIQVWRSPSVSVAVSTEPTEANGWSLFRQGFLSAATNPKGLLFFSAFLPQFIDPHRSLVPQFAVVAATYAATEFLAEYALASAANRVRPWLGRVGRRFNRVCGGVFIAIGAALPLRA; encoded by the coding sequence ATGCAGTTCGACACCTGGCTTGTCTTTCTCGTCACCTCAATAGGCTTGTCGTTGTCGCCGGGCCCAAACAGCCTTCTCGCCCTTACTCACGGCGCACTGCACGGAAGCCGCAAGACCTTGTTCACCGTCTTTGGTGGGGTCTTGGGCTTTGTTGCCATCATCGCCCTCTGCATGTTTGGCATTGGGTCACTGATCAAGTCCTCTGTCCTTTGGCTCACGGCGCTGAAATGGGTTGGTGGCATCTACCTTGCTTGGCTTGGCATCCAGGTCTGGCGCTCCCCCTCAGTTTCCGTCGCGGTCAGTACCGAGCCTACCGAGGCCAACGGCTGGTCTCTCTTTCGTCAAGGCTTTTTGTCGGCAGCGACAAACCCCAAGGGCCTGCTTTTCTTCAGTGCTTTTCTCCCACAGTTCATCGACCCTCACCGCAGTTTGGTGCCCCAGTTTGCGGTAGTGGCTGCGACCTACGCGGCGACAGAATTCCTCGCCGAGTACGCACTGGCGAGCGCGGCGAATCGGGTCCGCCCCTGGCTAGGACGCGTCGGACGGCGCTTCAATCGAGTCTGCGGCGGCGTCTTCATTGCCATCGGCGCCGCACTCCCGCTGCGCGCTTGA
- a CDS encoding ankyrin repeat domain-containing protein: MDLLGFKLIVTPLLLLAASVAIRRWGDAMQRGATSNHPSSKLLQQTALGAAAYSGFEDVIRTLLAAGADLSRPGNHSGNSPREIAGAKGQSGAAKLLGA, encoded by the coding sequence ATGGATCTCCTTGGCTTCAAACTGATCGTTACGCCGCTTTTGCTGTTGGCCGCAAGTGTTGCCATCCGCCGCTGGGGCGATGCGATGCAACGCGGAGCAACTTCGAATCACCCATCTTCGAAGTTGTTGCAGCAGACCGCACTCGGGGCGGCTGCGTATTCAGGGTTCGAAGATGTGATTCGCACGCTGCTTGCCGCAGGCGCGGATCTCTCGCGGCCGGGGAATCACTCCGGGAACTCGCCCAGGGAGATTGCAGGAGCGAAGGGTCAGTCGGGCGCGGCGAAGCTGCTCGGAGCCTGA
- a CDS encoding serine/threonine protein kinase — protein sequence MLGELNPLDLPPGTMVQVWRIVRRIGRGGYAVVYEVENEGKRYALKLACQTERSLDPRQVDARAEREVACLQQLKHPHIIRMRAHGRWPDPSEGFLFIVLDYVDGFTLAQWSQQTGPTPREYAALFLKLFDAADYMHGKDVFHRDLSVNNIMVTKGGEPVIIDFGVADYATADQLTDGPIPPGTPRNRSPQAHRFWEEHRLTPGAHYVYTAADDIYALGADLYDLLTDPTPARNLDRPPLGGEVLEPPSPWRVTKGRVPADLSGFAMKLISPDLAVRYSVAKAAKRALEEFVGSEDPEWDAGSVHPARAQFPPERPGGAPVPVQARQPEGPREPPAVPAAGSAGPSLQPLPPVQEPPAMPPAGAALPSLQPPPVQEPPAVPPAGAAAPSLQPPPVQELPAVPPAGAAAPSLQPPPVQEPPAVPPAGAAAPSLQPPPVQEPPAVPPAGAAAPSLQPPPVQEPPAVPPAGAAALASPRRAWLRPKLAAPALALAALAALALAFLLYRPAPPQPPPVASPAPAEQPRASSTLAEKPTSRAEQLASRLPTQKEASPSVKQSDTSPTLTNGTPNAQQGQRASARRALIKKCATLVASVAWLEAGCTGVQTRPDPEDCPEDAVKAMRQELGWFLGGSTEVGILLDVTKGTVEEQRGQPPTVWKDGPVTGALIEADGNAPAGTRLDGHLWTTGDRIYGRYVRAHLPGGRVVPICLELGSDDYKPGIDKREGSKPGHTVGPRAGSGIAVERWR from the coding sequence ATGCTGGGAGAGTTGAATCCGTTGGACCTTCCGCCCGGAACGATGGTGCAAGTCTGGCGCATCGTCCGACGCATCGGGCGGGGTGGTTACGCCGTCGTCTACGAGGTGGAGAACGAAGGCAAGCGCTATGCGCTCAAGCTGGCCTGTCAGACAGAGCGCAGCCTTGATCCAAGGCAGGTGGATGCACGCGCCGAGCGAGAGGTGGCCTGCCTTCAGCAACTGAAGCACCCGCACATCATCCGCATGCGGGCGCATGGCAGGTGGCCGGACCCAAGCGAGGGCTTTCTCTTCATCGTCCTGGATTACGTGGACGGCTTCACGCTGGCGCAGTGGTCCCAGCAGACAGGCCCCACGCCGCGCGAATACGCCGCGCTCTTTCTCAAGCTGTTTGACGCGGCGGACTACATGCACGGGAAGGACGTTTTCCACCGCGACTTGAGCGTCAATAACATCATGGTCACCAAGGGCGGCGAGCCGGTGATCATCGACTTTGGCGTAGCCGACTACGCCACCGCTGATCAGCTCACGGACGGGCCGATCCCCCCTGGCACCCCGCGCAACCGCAGCCCGCAGGCTCACCGCTTCTGGGAGGAACACCGGCTCACGCCGGGGGCTCACTACGTCTACACGGCGGCGGACGATATTTACGCGCTCGGGGCTGATCTCTACGACTTGTTGACGGACCCCACGCCCGCACGCAACTTGGACAGGCCCCCCCTTGGGGGTGAGGTGCTAGAGCCTCCCTCCCCGTGGAGGGTCACCAAGGGCCGCGTTCCAGCGGACTTGAGCGGCTTTGCCATGAAGCTGATCAGCCCTGACCTTGCCGTCCGTTACTCGGTCGCCAAGGCCGCGAAGCGCGCGCTAGAGGAGTTCGTAGGGAGTGAGGATCCCGAATGGGATGCGGGCTCCGTCCACCCGGCAAGAGCGCAATTCCCTCCCGAGCGCCCCGGGGGCGCGCCTGTGCCAGTCCAGGCGCGGCAACCCGAGGGCCCGCGCGAGCCTCCAGCCGTTCCTGCTGCGGGGTCCGCTGGGCCGAGCCTCCAGCCGCTCCCGCCGGTGCAGGAGCCTCCCGCCATGCCCCCTGCGGGCGCTGCTTTGCCGAGCCTCCAGCCGCCCCCGGTGCAGGAGCCTCCCGCCGTGCCTCCTGCGGGCGCTGCTGCGCCGAGCCTCCAACCGCCCCCGGTGCAGGAGCTTCCCGCCGTGCCCCCTGCGGGCGCTGCTGCGCCGAGCCTCCAACCGCCCCCGGTGCAGGAGCCTCCCGCCGTGCCCCCTGCGGGCGCTGCTGCGCCAAGCCTCCAGCCGCCCCCGGTGCAGGAGCCTCCCGCCGTGCCTCCTGCGGGCGCTGCTGCGCCGAGCCTCCAACCGCCCCCGGTGCAGGAGCCTCCCGCCGTGCCCCCTGCGGGCGCTGCTGCGCTGGCCAGCCCGCGCCGTGCGTGGCTGCGTCCGAAACTCGCCGCGCCCGCGCTGGCACTCGCAGCCCTGGCGGCGCTCGCGCTCGCCTTCCTGCTTTACAGGCCAGCACCACCGCAGCCGCCCCCGGTGGCCAGCCCCGCACCAGCCGAGCAGCCCCGAGCCTCCAGCACTCTGGCCGAAAAGCCGACAAGCCGCGCCGAACAGTTAGCCTCCCGCCTCCCTACCCAGAAGGAGGCGAGCCCTTCCGTGAAACAGTCCGACACGTCCCCCACGCTCACCAACGGCACACCCAACGCGCAACAAGGCCAGAGAGCCAGCGCGCGGCGCGCGCTCATCAAGAAGTGCGCAACGCTCGTGGCCTCCGTCGCATGGCTTGAAGCGGGCTGCACTGGCGTGCAGACGCGCCCGGATCCCGAGGACTGCCCGGAGGATGCCGTTAAGGCCATGCGCCAAGAGCTGGGTTGGTTCCTGGGAGGATCAACCGAAGTCGGGATCCTCTTGGACGTGACCAAGGGCACCGTGGAAGAGCAGCGCGGGCAACCGCCGACCGTCTGGAAGGATGGGCCGGTTACCGGCGCACTGATCGAAGCTGACGGCAACGCGCCTGCGGGAACACGGCTGGATGGGCATCTGTGGACGACGGGAGATCGCATCTACGGGCGTTATGTCCGTGCCCACCTTCCAGGGGGGCGCGTAGTGCCGATCTGCCTTGAACTTGGGAGCGATGACTACAAGCCGGGCATCGACAAGCGCGAGGGCTCGAAGCCCGGCCATACCGTAGGCCCCCGGGCAGGGTCTGGCATCGCGGTTGAGCGCTGGAGGTGA
- a CDS encoding NmrA family NAD(P)-binding protein, protein MSSTESVLVTAATGRQGGATARALLAEGSTSVRVMVRNPEAPNAKALSAAGAQVVVGDLDDPASLRAACAGARAVFSMQSPIMSATGVDFSKERQQGRNLVEAALAEGVGTFVHTATAGVGDHRNVEGWAEGRWKAHEEYWENKLATCDLVRNAGFQSWTLILPATFMDQPMLDPVGFVDGRQLITVLRTDLPIALIAPEDIGKVAAAAINDPATFNGVTLQLAGDLLTLPQVAEILSRLDGKEYVVRFGTVEEAVAAGLHPGVAQGLTYMNVAPVLARPELARSYGLSLMSFETWARQRREVT, encoded by the coding sequence ATGAGCAGTACCGAGTCCGTTCTCGTCACCGCCGCCACAGGGCGCCAGGGCGGCGCCACCGCCCGGGCACTGCTGGCCGAAGGCAGCACATCGGTGCGCGTGATGGTGCGCAATCCGGAGGCGCCCAACGCCAAGGCCCTCTCGGCGGCTGGTGCCCAGGTGGTCGTTGGGGACCTCGACGATCCGGCGTCGTTGCGCGCCGCCTGCGCTGGGGCGCGGGCGGTCTTCTCGATGCAGTCACCGATCATGTCGGCGACTGGTGTCGACTTCAGCAAGGAGCGCCAGCAGGGGAGGAACCTCGTCGAGGCCGCGCTTGCCGAGGGCGTCGGGACGTTCGTGCACACCGCGACGGCGGGCGTCGGAGACCACCGCAACGTCGAGGGCTGGGCGGAGGGGCGCTGGAAGGCGCACGAGGAGTACTGGGAGAACAAGCTTGCCACCTGCGACCTCGTGCGCAACGCGGGCTTCCAGAGCTGGACCCTTATCCTGCCCGCCACCTTCATGGATCAACCGATGTTGGATCCTGTCGGCTTCGTCGACGGGCGCCAGTTGATCACGGTGCTCAGGACCGATCTGCCCATCGCGCTGATCGCGCCGGAGGACATCGGCAAGGTGGCTGCGGCGGCGATCAACGATCCCGCGACATTCAACGGTGTGACGCTGCAATTGGCGGGTGACCTGCTCACGCTTCCTCAGGTCGCCGAGATCCTCTCGCGCCTCGACGGCAAGGAGTACGTCGTCCGATTCGGCACGGTCGAGGAGGCCGTCGCGGCCGGCCTGCATCCTGGCGTGGCGCAAGGCCTGACCTACATGAACGTCGCCCCGGTGCTGGCACGGCCCGAACTCGCGCGTTCTTACGGCCTTTCGCTCATGAGCTTCGAGACCTGGGCGCGCCAGCGTCGCGAGGTGACCTGA
- a CDS encoding cold-shock protein gives MATGTVKWFNDAKGFGFIAQDDGGADVFCHHTAIQSDGHRSLRDGQKVEFDVQKGPKGLQASNVRPLD, from the coding sequence ATGGCAACAGGCACTGTGAAGTGGTTCAACGACGCGAAGGGCTTTGGCTTCATCGCTCAGGACGACGGCGGTGCGGACGTGTTCTGCCACCACACGGCGATCCAAAGCGACGGGCACCGCTCGCTGCGGGATGGGCAGAAGGTCGAGTTCGACGTTCAGAAGGGCCCTAAGGGGCTTCAGGCCTCCAACGTCCGCCCGTTGGACTGA
- a CDS encoding TetR/AcrR family transcriptional regulator, translated as MDHVKPLRADGRRNRERIVAAAAELVGRDGAQASLEEIARQAGVGSATLHRHFPSRQALLEAVFRDGVAQLCARAAAQPGEDPSAELAAWLEELTVYTATHRGLAAALLTGPEGLSAEDICCTDMLLDVLNVLVARASSAGAIHAGATTEDLIMLANAIAVANEDDPLTARRVLRLALTGIRP; from the coding sequence GTGGATCATGTGAAGCCGTTGCGAGCGGACGGGCGACGCAACCGGGAGCGGATTGTCGCGGCCGCCGCGGAGCTGGTCGGCAGGGATGGTGCGCAGGCATCGCTCGAGGAGATCGCTCGGCAGGCGGGGGTCGGCTCGGCGACCCTGCACCGGCACTTCCCGTCGCGGCAGGCGCTGTTGGAGGCGGTCTTCCGCGATGGCGTCGCGCAGCTCTGTGCGCGGGCAGCCGCGCAACCGGGCGAGGATCCCTCCGCCGAGTTGGCGGCCTGGCTCGAGGAATTGACGGTCTACACGGCGACCCATCGCGGGCTTGCCGCTGCGCTGCTGACCGGCCCGGAGGGCCTCTCGGCCGAAGACATCTGCTGCACCGACATGCTGCTCGACGTGTTGAACGTTCTGGTGGCACGGGCGTCATCGGCGGGCGCGATTCACGCCGGTGCCACAACGGAGGACCTGATCATGCTGGCGAACGCGATCGCCGTCGCCAACGAAGACGATCCGCTCACCGCGCGCCGGGTGCTGCGCCTCGCGCTCACCGGCATACGGCCGTGA
- a CDS encoding helix-turn-helix transcriptional regulator, whose amino-acid sequence MLKALEETSAARSGRRVGRRRQMRPALPRHVQKREKELPPTLGSAAKQARKRAGLTQEEVADGAGVATEVYGRMERGLMLPSVPTLLRLCLTLQSTPDVVMGFAPLPAPRHAHEASPLPPGLHDDEDTRRLLRLLARLNRKRIQLLVKVAQGLLAPR is encoded by the coding sequence ATGCTCAAAGCCCTTGAAGAGACTTCCGCCGCGCGTTCCGGGCGCCGCGTGGGACGGCGCCGCCAGATGCGGCCCGCACTCCCGCGCCACGTCCAGAAGCGAGAGAAGGAACTACCGCCCACGCTTGGCAGCGCGGCAAAGCAGGCGAGGAAGCGCGCAGGACTGACACAGGAGGAAGTAGCCGACGGGGCAGGGGTAGCGACGGAAGTCTATGGGCGCATGGAGCGGGGCTTGATGCTGCCGAGCGTTCCCACCCTGCTGCGCTTGTGTCTGACGCTCCAGAGCACGCCGGATGTGGTGATGGGGTTCGCCCCTCTGCCTGCACCACGGCACGCCCACGAGGCAAGCCCGCTGCCCCCCGGACTGCACGACGACGAGGACACGCGGCGCCTGTTACGCCTTCTGGCGCGCCTCAACCGCAAGCGGATCCAACTTCTCGTGAAGGTGGCACAAGGGCTTCTAGCGCCACGGTGA
- a CDS encoding helix-turn-helix domain-containing protein yields the protein MSAPPLTASNAPAFLTVEEAAELLRVNRKTLYEAIRLDQVPGVARLGRILRIHRDTLLTWRPGNNRPALGDKKP from the coding sequence ATGAGCGCGCCCCCTCTGACCGCGAGCAACGCGCCCGCCTTTCTTACCGTGGAGGAAGCCGCCGAATTGCTGCGCGTGAACCGGAAGACTCTCTATGAGGCGATCCGGCTCGATCAGGTGCCCGGGGTTGCTCGCCTCGGTCGAATCCTCCGCATCCATCGGGACACGCTGCTAACATGGCGCCCCGGTAACAACAGGCCTGCGCTCGGAGACAAGAAGCCATGA
- a CDS encoding imm11 family protein — protein sequence MPKRFFELADDVNVPHRWHLDVPTDSHGQQVDDRQFMYGKPVHIADRLKFPIEIAGKPLDFTLAGIGAPVVHVRVASMFAELAPDDVQLIPVDVEGQPDQYLILVATRIIRCIDERASRIRLWTHEDGAPHQVGRYASVRDMRIDKAKAGSAKVFRCEGWIVPLIISGEIKDALEGMGATGTRFEEV from the coding sequence ATGCCCAAGCGTTTCTTTGAGCTTGCCGACGATGTGAATGTCCCGCACCGCTGGCACCTCGACGTGCCAACGGACAGTCACGGTCAGCAGGTGGACGACCGACAGTTCATGTACGGGAAACCCGTCCACATTGCGGATCGCTTAAAATTCCCCATCGAGATCGCGGGCAAGCCACTGGATTTCACTCTAGCGGGCATCGGCGCTCCGGTAGTCCATGTCCGGGTCGCGTCCATGTTCGCGGAACTGGCCCCAGACGACGTGCAACTGATCCCCGTGGACGTGGAGGGTCAGCCTGATCAGTACCTCATCCTCGTGGCCACGCGCATCATCCGCTGTATCGACGAAAGAGCATCCCGGATCCGGCTCTGGACTCACGAAGACGGAGCCCCCCATCAGGTCGGTCGCTATGCCTCCGTGCGTGACATGCGTATCGACAAGGCCAAGGCGGGCAGCGCCAAGGTCTTCCGTTGCGAGGGGTGGATAGTCCCGCTGATCATCTCGGGGGAGATCAAGGACGCCTTGGAGGGCATGGGCGCCACAGGCACGAGGTTCGAGGAGGTCTAG
- a CDS encoding DUF2381 family protein, translated as MLRLFTPPFALASLLVSLTATAQPAPAALSAPRSVVLTGKAGEPPLLYLAPGTFTFIVLDAPIIRESVEVEGRARFARVDPSDQGITLALAAPLAPGERLALKFTYREGFPSSVVFLLTGQPGKVDAVVNVSRPQQTVEACRVELSTTRERCEAQAKELEALKARPPVVSPAAVALAGLVDKDGMTAQDFWTECFELTGELRPVRCKGLGAATWSVVLLEVSNTGAPWVPAWAEVTPAAGGAPRRARAVLPVQATIPPGGAVSVAVEVEMPKREPKEWLQAPHSLRVCNEDGSRCLFVPRVKL; from the coding sequence TTGCTCCGACTCTTCACCCCGCCTTTTGCTCTCGCCTCCCTGCTGGTGAGCCTGACCGCGACGGCACAGCCCGCGCCCGCAGCGCTCTCGGCTCCGCGCTCTGTCGTGCTCACGGGCAAAGCGGGCGAGCCGCCGTTGCTCTACCTCGCGCCTGGAACCTTCACCTTCATCGTCCTGGACGCGCCGATCATCCGTGAATCCGTCGAGGTGGAAGGCCGCGCCCGCTTCGCTCGGGTGGATCCCTCTGATCAGGGCATTACGCTTGCGCTCGCGGCGCCGCTCGCGCCCGGTGAACGGTTGGCACTGAAGTTCACCTACCGCGAGGGCTTCCCTTCAAGCGTCGTGTTCCTGCTCACCGGGCAGCCGGGCAAGGTGGATGCGGTGGTGAACGTGAGCCGCCCGCAGCAAACCGTCGAGGCGTGCCGGGTGGAGTTGTCCACCACGCGCGAGCGTTGCGAAGCCCAAGCCAAGGAACTGGAAGCGTTGAAGGCACGCCCCCCCGTGGTGAGCCCCGCAGCCGTGGCGCTCGCGGGACTCGTGGACAAGGACGGCATGACGGCTCAGGACTTCTGGACCGAGTGCTTCGAGCTAACGGGCGAGCTTCGCCCCGTGCGGTGCAAGGGACTGGGCGCGGCAACATGGAGCGTGGTTCTGCTGGAGGTGAGCAACACCGGGGCGCCGTGGGTTCCCGCGTGGGCCGAAGTCACGCCCGCAGCGGGAGGGGCGCCGCGCCGCGCTCGCGCGGTGCTCCCCGTACAGGCAACCATCCCCCCAGGGGGCGCGGTGAGCGTGGCCGTAGAAGTCGAGATGCCCAAGCGAGAGCCGAAAGAGTGGCTACAGGCGCCGCACTCGCTGCGGGTGTGCAACGAGGACGGGAGCCGCTGTCTGTTCGTTCCCAGGGTGAAGCTGTAG
- the gcvA gene encoding transcriptional regulator GcvA: protein MFDRLPPLQTLRAFEAAGRLLSMTLAAKELHVTHGAVSRHIKTLENHLGVALFRRLTRRIVLTEAGAEFHVAVARLLGELTREAERLRAQDSVARLTISTSVSFASKWLAPRLHRLKDRHPELDIHLDVTDVNVDLNDGQVDAAVRYGSGRYRHVLAERILEETVTPVCSPAYRTKMGGLSAPASLVGCTLLHEDRMLANWEQWFALAGVDRARSGRGPAYSHGSMAIDAAIRGEGVALGRSALVADDIAAGRLIAPFPQLRLKAERGYELVYRTGNRDHPKVGALRDWLADEIRVFLTGAD, encoded by the coding sequence ATGTTCGACCGCCTTCCCCCTTTGCAAACCCTGCGCGCCTTCGAAGCAGCCGGACGGCTGTTGAGCATGACGCTGGCCGCAAAGGAGCTGCACGTTACCCACGGCGCAGTGAGTCGGCACATCAAGACGCTCGAAAACCACCTTGGCGTCGCACTCTTCCGGCGCCTGACCCGCCGGATCGTCCTGACCGAAGCGGGGGCTGAATTTCATGTAGCCGTCGCCCGACTGCTGGGAGAACTGACGAGGGAAGCCGAACGCCTTCGCGCGCAGGACAGCGTCGCGCGCCTGACGATCAGCACGAGCGTTTCGTTTGCGAGCAAGTGGCTGGCGCCACGCCTGCATCGGCTGAAGGACCGCCACCCAGAACTCGACATCCACCTCGACGTGACCGACGTCAATGTCGACCTGAACGACGGGCAAGTCGACGCGGCCGTACGCTACGGCAGTGGCCGCTACCGGCACGTCCTCGCCGAACGGATACTGGAAGAAACCGTGACGCCGGTTTGCAGTCCTGCCTATCGGACGAAAATGGGTGGGCTGTCCGCCCCTGCGAGCCTTGTCGGTTGTACGCTGCTGCACGAGGACCGCATGCTGGCCAACTGGGAACAATGGTTTGCACTGGCGGGAGTAGACAGGGCTCGCAGCGGTCGCGGCCCGGCATACAGTCATGGCAGCATGGCCATCGACGCGGCCATTCGCGGGGAAGGCGTGGCGCTGGGGCGCAGCGCGCTGGTGGCGGACGACATTGCCGCTGGACGTCTCATTGCGCCATTTCCGCAGCTCCGGCTCAAGGCTGAACGCGGCTATGAGCTCGTCTATCGCACCGGAAATCGGGACCACCCCAAGGTAGGTGCCCTGCGCGATTGGCTGGCCGACGAAATCCGGGTGTTTCTTACGGGCGCCGATTGA
- a CDS encoding tyrosine-type recombinase/integrase codes for MSVRLRQWKTQEGKVQEAWWVDVKYQHPSGRVERIRKASPINTRRGAEEYERQIRHALLTGTFGKENSAGRVPTLGEFVPRFLTYSENNNKHSSVVTKRQILDDHLLPAFGNTPLDAIGPAEIEDFKAAMRKKPSGARARKEAPTRAALLKRKGSGAVKLLSLKSINNVLTVLHKLLALAQEQGVIQHVPRVKLFKTDKPAFDFLTFEEAERMINAAEPEWRTLILVALKTGLRLGELIGLQWADLDLQRGKLNVRRTIWRGVVGLPKGGRERTVDLPASAVEALKAHRHLCGPYVFCQPDGQPLTAGMLKHPLLRALRMAGVSRPAGIIGWHDLRHTYGSHLAMRGVALKVIQELMGHATIEMTMRYAHLSPEARESAVQELDRPSPQPRAALG; via the coding sequence ATGAGCGTCAGACTGCGGCAGTGGAAGACCCAGGAGGGCAAGGTGCAAGAGGCGTGGTGGGTGGACGTCAAGTACCAGCACCCCAGCGGCAGGGTGGAGCGGATCCGCAAGGCTTCGCCCATCAACACCCGTAGGGGGGCTGAGGAGTACGAGCGTCAGATCCGCCATGCACTCCTGACCGGCACCTTCGGAAAGGAGAACAGCGCGGGCCGCGTCCCCACCCTCGGGGAGTTCGTCCCGCGATTCCTGACGTACAGCGAGAACAACAACAAGCATTCCAGCGTCGTCACCAAGCGACAGATCCTGGATGACCACCTGCTCCCCGCGTTCGGCAACACGCCCCTTGATGCCATCGGTCCAGCGGAGATCGAAGACTTCAAGGCGGCCATGCGTAAGAAGCCCTCGGGCGCGCGAGCACGGAAGGAAGCCCCCACGCGGGCGGCCCTCCTCAAGCGCAAGGGCTCCGGTGCGGTGAAGCTGCTTTCCCTCAAGTCCATCAACAACGTTCTGACGGTCCTGCACAAGTTGCTGGCACTGGCTCAAGAACAGGGCGTGATCCAACACGTCCCGCGCGTCAAGCTGTTCAAGACGGACAAGCCCGCCTTTGACTTCCTCACCTTCGAGGAGGCCGAGCGCATGATCAATGCCGCTGAGCCGGAGTGGCGGACGTTGATCCTCGTGGCGCTCAAGACGGGGTTGCGGCTGGGGGAACTGATCGGGCTCCAGTGGGCAGACCTGGACTTGCAGCGCGGCAAGCTCAATGTACGTCGGACGATCTGGCGCGGCGTGGTGGGGCTGCCCAAGGGTGGACGCGAAAGAACGGTGGACCTACCCGCGTCGGCTGTGGAAGCACTCAAGGCACACCGCCACTTGTGCGGCCCTTACGTGTTCTGCCAGCCGGACGGCCAGCCGCTCACCGCTGGGATGCTCAAGCACCCGCTGCTGCGGGCGCTGCGCATGGCAGGCGTCAGCCGTCCAGCAGGCATCATCGGCTGGCATGACCTGCGGCACACCTACGGCAGCCACCTTGCGATGCGGGGCGTTGCTCTCAAGGTCATTCAGGAGTTGATGGGTCACGCGACCATCGAAATGACCATGAGGTACGCGCACCTGTCACCCGAGGCGAGGGAGAGCGCGGTGCAGGAGTTGGATCGGCCCAGCCCCCAGCCGCGCGCCGCTCTGGGCTAG
- a CDS encoding serine/threonine protein kinase gives MSTSRPPWRVPGVLLFSQGDLSYELDLSREVVADLAQSRLGERTVLAWERKGQKRTRPVIVRSLPPSSALDPEALARMRARLSEEARLAAYLEDPRIARVLGCYEVEGVLYVVSERVEGTSINTLISYSLQRKVFLSPEFCLYVGAEVASALHHAHTRTNESGAPLGIVHRDVNPTRIYLGTLGEVVLTDFARARSLLPGRVETSIPRPHGEAFYCSPEGLLGEPMDPRSDLFALGLVLLELATWRHLYSTSNARPEDLERALTPEAKRQVLEATINALDGYENLPDYAEDCILRAATFAPQDVEELTQRLAHPLRSIVRKLIQRKPQDRYQTAAELAADLRAALGDSYGPEQALEEIYCSLDGARRSRRVVGPTNEGALPPVFVTDDDIITAPGGTD, from the coding sequence ATGTCTACTTCTCGGCCCCCCTGGCGTGTGCCGGGCGTGCTTCTCTTCTCTCAGGGCGATCTCTCGTATGAGCTGGATCTGTCGCGTGAGGTGGTTGCCGACTTGGCGCAATCCCGGCTTGGGGAAAGGACCGTGCTGGCCTGGGAACGCAAGGGACAGAAGCGCACGCGCCCCGTCATCGTCCGCAGCTTGCCGCCCTCCTCTGCACTCGATCCCGAAGCACTGGCCAGGATGCGCGCGCGGCTGAGCGAAGAGGCGCGGTTAGCCGCGTACCTGGAAGACCCACGGATCGCCCGTGTCCTTGGGTGCTACGAAGTCGAGGGCGTTCTGTACGTCGTGTCCGAGCGTGTAGAGGGCACTTCGATCAACACGCTGATCAGCTACTCGCTACAGCGCAAGGTGTTCCTCTCCCCGGAGTTCTGCCTGTACGTGGGCGCCGAGGTTGCGAGCGCCCTGCACCACGCGCACACGCGCACGAATGAGAGCGGCGCCCCGCTGGGCATCGTCCACCGAGACGTGAACCCTACCCGCATCTACTTGGGCACCTTGGGGGAGGTAGTGCTTACGGACTTTGCCCGCGCGCGCTCCCTGCTCCCGGGAAGGGTGGAAACGTCGATCCCGCGCCCGCACGGCGAGGCGTTCTATTGCTCACCGGAAGGGCTGCTAGGCGAGCCGATGGATCCGCGCTCGGATCTGTTCGCGCTGGGGCTGGTGCTGCTGGAGTTGGCCACGTGGCGCCACCTCTACAGCACCTCAAACGCACGGCCCGAGGACTTGGAGAGGGCGCTAACCCCAGAGGCTAAGAGGCAGGTTCTTGAAGCGACGATCAACGCCCTGGATGGGTACGAGAACCTTCCGGATTATGCAGAGGACTGCATCCTGCGGGCTGCCACGTTCGCCCCGCAGGACGTGGAAGAACTGACACAGCGGCTCGCCCATCCGCTTCGCTCCATCGTCCGCAAGCTGATCCAGCGCAAGCCGCAAGATCGCTATCAGACGGCGGCGGAACTGGCGGCGGATCTGCGGGCGGCCCTGGGGGACTCCTACGGGCCCGAGCAGGCGCTAGAGGAGATTTATTGCTCGCTGGATGGGGCCCGCAGAAGTCGGCGCGTTGTTGGGCCCACCAATGAGGGAGCGTTGCCGCCCGTCTTCGTGACCGACGACGACATCATCACGGCACCGGGCGGGACCGACTAG